One window of the Trifolium pratense cultivar HEN17-A07 linkage group LG2, ARS_RC_1.1, whole genome shotgun sequence genome contains the following:
- the LOC123907064 gene encoding putative pentatricopeptide repeat-containing protein At1g12700, mitochondrial isoform X1, whose product MSCSMFMRYVPVSLFIPKFSPFQFPNPTFLHSFFYSSSTQFDDIDAISLFNHLLHKNPTPPTIEFGRILGSIVKAKHFHTAISLTQQMEFRNIKPDFVTSNLLINCFCQLGHINFAFSVLTRILKRGFNLNAITLTTLIKGLCLKGQIHKALNFHDNVVAQGFQLNQVSYWTLINGLCKVGETSAALQLLRRVDGKLVRPDVVMYTAIIDSMCKDKLVDDAFDLYSEMVAKRIYPDVVTYNALINGFCIVGKLKEAIDLFNKMILDNINPDVYTFNIFVDAFCKEGIVKEANNVFAMMIRKGVKPNVVTYNSLMDGYCLVKQVNKAKGIFNIMAQSGVTPEVRSYSIMINGFCKVNMVDEALILFKEMRCRNIIPNVVTYNSLIDGLGKSGRISHALKLVDEMHDRGLPPDIITYNSIFDALCKNHHVEKAIALLTKVKDEGIQPNMNTYTILIHGLCKVGRVEDARNVFEDLSVKGYNLHVYTYTVMVQGFCDKGLFDEALALL is encoded by the coding sequence atgtcttGTTCAATGTTTATGAGGTATGTTCCTGTTTCTCTTTTCATTCCTAAGTTCAGTCCTTTCCAATTTCCAAACCCTActtttcttcattcttttttCTACTCATCCTCAACTCAATTTGATGATATAGATGCCATTTCTTTGTTCAATCACTTACTCCATAAGAATCCAACCCCACCCACCATTGAATTTGGAAGGATTTTAGGTTCCATTGTCAAGGCTAAGCATTTCCACACTGCTATTTCACTTACTCAACAAATGGAATTTAGGAATATTAAACCTGACTTTGTAACTTCCAACCTCTTGATCAATTGTTTCTGTCAATTGGGTCATatcaattttgctttttctgtaTTGACCCGGATTCTCAAGAGGGGTTTTAACCTGAATGCCATAACTTTGACTACACTCATCAAGGGTCTTTGTCTCAAAGGTCAGATCCATAAAGCATTGAACTTTCATGACAACGTGGTAGCACAGGGATTTCAGTTGAATCAAGTTAGTTACTGGACCTTAATCAATGGGTTATGTAAAGTAGGAGAAACAAGTGCAGCCTTGCAGTTGCTGAGACGAGTTGATGGAAAACTGGTTCGACCTGATGTGGTAATGTACACTGCAATTATTGACAGTATGTGCAAAGATAAACTTGTTGATGATGCTTTTGATTTATATTCTGAAATGGTCGCTAAGAGAATTTATCCCGATGTTGTCACTTACAATGCTTTGATTAATGGCTTTTGCATTGTTGGTAAATTGAAAGAAGCAATtgatttgtttaataaaatgatattggATAACATCAACCCTGATGTGTATACCTTCAATATATTCGTTGATGCATTTTGTAAGGAAGGAATAGTGAAAGAAGCTAATAATGTGTTTGCTATGATGATCAGAAAAGGTGTTAAACCTAATGTTGTTACATATAACTCTTTAATGGATGGATATTGCTTAGTTAAACAAGTGAACAAGGCCAAGGGTATATTCAATATCATGGCCCAAAGTGGAGTGACTCCTGAAGTTCGGAGCTATAGTATTATGATTAATGGATTTTGTAAGGTTAATATGGTGGATGAAGCCTTAATTCTCTTCAAAGAAATGCGTTGTAGAAACATTATTCCTAATGTAGTAACTTACAATTCCCTTATTGATGGTTTGGGCAAATCAGGGAGAATCTCACATGCTTTGAAGCTTGTCGATGAGATGCATGATAGAGGTTTACCACCTGATATAATTACTTACAATTCTATATTTGACGCTTTATGCAAAAACCATCATGTTGAAAAGGCAATTGCATTATTAACAAAAGTTAAGGACGAGGGCATTCAACCAAATATGAACACATATACTATTCTTATTCACGGATTGTGTAAAGTTGGAAGAGTAGAGGACGCGAGAAATGTTTTTGAAGATCTTTCAGTCAAAGGCTACAATCTACATGTTTATACATATACTGTTATGGTCCAAGGGTTTTGCGACAAGGGCTTGTTTGATGAAGCGTTGGCCTTGCtataa
- the LOC123907064 gene encoding putative pentatricopeptide repeat-containing protein At1g12700, mitochondrial isoform X2 has product MFMRYVPVSLFIPKFSPFQFPNPTFLHSFFYSSSTQFDDIDAISLFNHLLHKNPTPPTIEFGRILGSIVKAKHFHTAISLTQQMEFRNIKPDFVTSNLLINCFCQLGHINFAFSVLTRILKRGFNLNAITLTTLIKGLCLKGQIHKALNFHDNVVAQGFQLNQVSYWTLINGLCKVGETSAALQLLRRVDGKLVRPDVVMYTAIIDSMCKDKLVDDAFDLYSEMVAKRIYPDVVTYNALINGFCIVGKLKEAIDLFNKMILDNINPDVYTFNIFVDAFCKEGIVKEANNVFAMMIRKGVKPNVVTYNSLMDGYCLVKQVNKAKGIFNIMAQSGVTPEVRSYSIMINGFCKVNMVDEALILFKEMRCRNIIPNVVTYNSLIDGLGKSGRISHALKLVDEMHDRGLPPDIITYNSIFDALCKNHHVEKAIALLTKVKDEGIQPNMNTYTILIHGLCKVGRVEDARNVFEDLSVKGYNLHVYTYTVMVQGFCDKGLFDEALALL; this is encoded by the coding sequence ATGTTTATGAGGTATGTTCCTGTTTCTCTTTTCATTCCTAAGTTCAGTCCTTTCCAATTTCCAAACCCTActtttcttcattcttttttCTACTCATCCTCAACTCAATTTGATGATATAGATGCCATTTCTTTGTTCAATCACTTACTCCATAAGAATCCAACCCCACCCACCATTGAATTTGGAAGGATTTTAGGTTCCATTGTCAAGGCTAAGCATTTCCACACTGCTATTTCACTTACTCAACAAATGGAATTTAGGAATATTAAACCTGACTTTGTAACTTCCAACCTCTTGATCAATTGTTTCTGTCAATTGGGTCATatcaattttgctttttctgtaTTGACCCGGATTCTCAAGAGGGGTTTTAACCTGAATGCCATAACTTTGACTACACTCATCAAGGGTCTTTGTCTCAAAGGTCAGATCCATAAAGCATTGAACTTTCATGACAACGTGGTAGCACAGGGATTTCAGTTGAATCAAGTTAGTTACTGGACCTTAATCAATGGGTTATGTAAAGTAGGAGAAACAAGTGCAGCCTTGCAGTTGCTGAGACGAGTTGATGGAAAACTGGTTCGACCTGATGTGGTAATGTACACTGCAATTATTGACAGTATGTGCAAAGATAAACTTGTTGATGATGCTTTTGATTTATATTCTGAAATGGTCGCTAAGAGAATTTATCCCGATGTTGTCACTTACAATGCTTTGATTAATGGCTTTTGCATTGTTGGTAAATTGAAAGAAGCAATtgatttgtttaataaaatgatattggATAACATCAACCCTGATGTGTATACCTTCAATATATTCGTTGATGCATTTTGTAAGGAAGGAATAGTGAAAGAAGCTAATAATGTGTTTGCTATGATGATCAGAAAAGGTGTTAAACCTAATGTTGTTACATATAACTCTTTAATGGATGGATATTGCTTAGTTAAACAAGTGAACAAGGCCAAGGGTATATTCAATATCATGGCCCAAAGTGGAGTGACTCCTGAAGTTCGGAGCTATAGTATTATGATTAATGGATTTTGTAAGGTTAATATGGTGGATGAAGCCTTAATTCTCTTCAAAGAAATGCGTTGTAGAAACATTATTCCTAATGTAGTAACTTACAATTCCCTTATTGATGGTTTGGGCAAATCAGGGAGAATCTCACATGCTTTGAAGCTTGTCGATGAGATGCATGATAGAGGTTTACCACCTGATATAATTACTTACAATTCTATATTTGACGCTTTATGCAAAAACCATCATGTTGAAAAGGCAATTGCATTATTAACAAAAGTTAAGGACGAGGGCATTCAACCAAATATGAACACATATACTATTCTTATTCACGGATTGTGTAAAGTTGGAAGAGTAGAGGACGCGAGAAATGTTTTTGAAGATCTTTCAGTCAAAGGCTACAATCTACATGTTTATACATATACTGTTATGGTCCAAGGGTTTTGCGACAAGGGCTTGTTTGATGAAGCGTTGGCCTTGCtataa
- the LOC123907070 gene encoding uncharacterized protein LOC123907070 has translation MAWYRKGKLVFDGFHRLAQSRVSSQNSILKPSSRISSSGYFNLGSKGTIFNGFSSFSSISKRLETKGFEVNKNFRRFYYVDPRNVKHFATRGPKGWFQNPRNIMIVVVVGSGVFITVCFGNMETVPYTKRTHVILISNKLERMIGESEFEKIKVAFNGKLLPAMHPESVRVTMIANDIVNALKRGLSQENENVWSDLGYASGNTMMSEEHGRETLNALTENEGNVEGNWHQEDLVLDDKWVQKSRKKGEKRGSKPYTLHLDQFNWEILVVNEPVVNAFCLPGGKIVVFTGLLEHFRSDAEIATIIGHEVAHAVARHSAEGITKNLWFFILQLILYQFVTPDVVHTMSSLFLRLPFSRRMEIEADYIGLLLIASAGYDPRMAPKVYEKLGKITGGSSMVQNYLSTHPSGKKRAELLAQAQVMEEAVTIYKNVRSGRGVEGFL, from the exons ATGGCTTGGTATAGAAAGGGAAAGCTTGTTTTTGATGGTTTTCATAGATTGGCTCAATCAAGAGTTTCAtctcaaaattcaattttgaaaCCTAGTTCAAGAATTTCATCATCTGGGTATTTCAATTTGGGTTCTAAAGGTACAATCTTTAATGGCTTTTCATCGTTTTCTTCAATTTCTAAAAGATTAGAAACAAAGGGTTTTGAAGTTAATAAGAATTTTAGGAGATTTTACTATGTTGATCCTCGAAATGTGAAGCATTTTGCAACAAGAGGGCCAAAAGGTTGGTTTCAGAATCCTAGAAATATTATGATTGTTGTAGTGGTTGGTTCAGGTGTTTTTATTACTGTGTGTTTTGGAAATATGGAAACTGTTCCTTACACGAAACGAACCCATGTGATTTTGATATCGAATAAGTTGGAGAGGATGATTGGAGAGAGTGAATTTGAAAAGATAAAGGTAGCTTTTAACGGGAAGTTGTTGCCTGCAATGCACCCTGAAAGTGTGAGAGTTACAATGATAGCGAATGATATCGTTAATGCATTGAAGAGAGGGTTGAGTCAGGAGAATGAGAATGTATGGAGTGATTTAGGGTATGCTTCAGGAAATACTATGATGAGTGAAGAACATGGGAGGGAGACACTTAATGCATTGACTGAAAATGAAGGGAATGTTGAAGGGAATTGGCACCAGGAGGACTTGGTTCTTGATGATAAATGGGTTCAAAAGAGTAGGAAGAAGGGTGAGAAACGAGGGTCGAAGCCTTATACTTTGCATTTGGATCAATTCAACTGGGAGATTTTGGTGGTTAACGAGCCTGTTGTTAATGCATTTTGCTTACCTGGTGGGAAGATTGTTGTATTTACGGGTTTGCTAGAACATTTTAGAAGTGATGCAGAGATAGCAACTATTATTGGACATGAG GTTGCACATGCTGTGGCCAGACACAGTGCTGAGGGGATCACAAAAAATCTGTGGTTTTTTATTCTACAATTGATACTTTATCAATTTGTCACGCCTGATGTTGTCCATACAATGTCATCACTTTTCTTACGGCTACCTTTCTCCAGAAG GATGGAAATAGAAGCTGATTACATTGGACTTCTATTAATTGCATCAGCCGGCTACGATCCACGCATGGCACCTAAAGTCTACGAGAAGTTGGGGAAAATCACTGGCGGTTCTTCTATGGTTCAAAACTATCTCTCCACTCATCCATCTGGAAAAAAGAGAGCAGAATTACTTGCTCAAGCTCAGGTAATGGAAGAAGCTGTTACTATATATAAGAATGTAAGATCTGGACGTGGAGTTGAAGGTTTTCTTTAG
- the LOC123907068 gene encoding cysteine-rich receptor-like protein kinase 7, with protein sequence MAYSKILFFSIIVRFLTFATIMAQDSSFFLNKFCSPDLTKSNSNFHDNLIKLLSSLSSKAISNTEFYNPIIGTNPSDSIYGMFMCRGDVDSQLCHECIGNATQHLSSECSLSKQASIWYNECTVRYSNDSFFSVVDMMPGFYMCNTVNFSNTKSFTPFLFSTMNLIADEAASDKKKFATNERVFEFQTLYCLAQCTSDLSSKVCGTCLRSAINQLPIHCDGKLGGRFLYPSCNVRYELYPFYRSINVPSPNELAPQTKDSISKQDSRFSEDPFYLSYNCSSNHNTITSKNFNLLLSYLVSNATAGKLYHRVIMDEIVYGLFMCRGDLPSRLCVQCVKNAKDRIFSTCVSSSEGIIWYSHCLLRYSSQYFFPNIAETRPMYHDINITNHFISDQNLFTSTLSNQLSELANATGNSDERYMINSLKLNDIQTLYTLEQCTPYLSPQECISCLNDMISTQIPWSFLGSVGGRIIYPNCNLRFELFQFYIESDEARSSRNPSKEAEKRKIVLIVVPTIILVMLFSIGYYLLKRRARKSRRTILRDNFGKESDTLEPLQFQWSVIEAATNNFSNDNYIGKGGFGEVYKGILLDGREVAIKRLSRGSKQGVEEFKNEVLLIAKLQHRNLVTFIGFCLEGHENILIYEFVPNKSLDYFLFDSQHQKLLTWVERFNIIGGIVRGILYLHEHSRLKVIHRDLKPSNILLDENMIPKISDFGLARIMEISQDEGSTNRIVGTYGYMAPEYAMFGQFSEKSDVYSFGVMLLEIIAGKKNISSYAQHHVADNLLNYVWRQWNDQTPLSILDPKIKENYSETEFIKCIQIGLLCVQRDPDARPSMVTIASYLSSYSIELPSPQEPAFFLHERTFSNVAAQESSSTQFVNSSSLLSINQMSTTNTFIPR encoded by the exons aTGGCTTACTCTAAAATTCTCTTTTTCTCCATCATTGTTAGATTCCTTACTTTTGCAACTATCATGGCACAAGACTCttcattttttctaaataaattttgctCCCCTGACCTTACCAAATCCAACAGCAACTTCCATGACAATCTCATCAAACTACTCTCTTCATTATCATCAAAAGCCATAAGCAACACTGAATTCTACAACCCTATTATTGGTACAAATCCCTCAGATTCTATCTATGGAATGTTCATGTGTAGGGGTGATGTGGATTCTCAACTTTGTCATGAATGCATAGGTAATGCAACCCAACATCTATCCTCAGAGTGTTCTTTGTCCAAACAAGCTTCGATTTGGTACAACGAGTGCACGGTTCGATACTCTAACGATTCATTCTTTTCGGTCGTTGATATGATGCCTGGTTTTTACATGTGCAATACCGTGAATTTCTCAAACACAAAAAGCTTCACGCCTTTCTTGTTTTCGACCATGAATCTAATTGCCGATGAAGCAGCTAGTGACAAGAAGAAATTTGCAACAAATGAACGAGTTTTCGAATTTCAAACACTTTATTGTCTAGCTCAGTGCACGTCAGACTTATCGTCGAAAGTTTGTGGAACCTGTCTGCGTAGTGCTATCAACCAACTTCCAATTCATTGTGATGGAAAACTAGGTGGGAGATTTCTTTATCCTAGTTGTAATGTTAGGTATGAACTATATCCTTTTTATAGGTCTATTAATGTTCCTTCACCAAATGAGCTTGCTCCTCAAACAAAAGATTCGATTTCGAAACAAGATTCAAGATTTTCAGAAGATCCATTTTATCTTTCCTATAATTGCTCTAGTAACCACAATACAATCActtcaaaaaatttcaacttaCTTCTCTCTTATCTGGTGTCCAATGCCACCGCCGGAAAACTATATCATAGAGTTATAATGGACGAAATTGTGTACGGACTCTTCATGTGTCGAGGTGACCTCCCTTCTCGCCTTTGTGTTCAATGCGTAAAAAATGCAAAAGATCGAATATTCTCCACGTGTGTTTCATCCTCGGAGGGTATAATTTGGTATAGCCATTGCTTGCTTCGCTATTCAAGTCAATATTTTTTCCCTAACATCGCCGAAACTAGACCTATGTACCACGATATAAACATCACCAATCATTTCATCTCGGACCAAAACTTGTTCACTAGTACATTATCGAATCAGTTATCTGAACTTGCGAATGCAACGGGGAATAGTGATGAAAGATATATgataaattcattaaaattgaATGATATACAAACCTTATATACTCTTGAACAATGTACACCATATTTGTCTCCTCAGGAATGCATTTCTTGTCTAAATGATATGATAAGTACACAAATTCCATGGTCATTCTTGGGAAGTGTTGGTGGAAGAATTATATATCCTAACTGTAATCTGAGATTTGAATTGTTCCAATTTTACATCGAGAGCGATGAAGCTCGGTCGTCTAGGAATCCTTCAAAAGAAGCAG AAAAGCGGAAAATTGTCTTAATCGTTGTCCCTACCATTATTTTGGTGATGCTCTTTTCTATTGGATACTATTTGCTAAAGAGAAGGGCAAGAAAGAGTCGTAGGACTATTCTTCGAGATAATt TTGGTAAAGAAAGTGACACTTTAGAACCACTACAATTCCAATGGTCAGTAATTGAAGCAGCAACCAACAACTTTTCTAATGACAATTATATTGGCAAAGGCGGATTTGGAGAGGTTTACAAG ggTATCCTTTTGGATGGACGAGAAGTTGCTATAAAGAGGCTTTCAAGAGGTTCTAAGCAAGGTGTAGAGGAGTTCAAGAATGAAGTTTTATTGATAGCAAAGCTTCAACATAGAAATCTAGTCACATTTATTGGTTTTTGCCTTGAAGGACATGAGAATATacttatttatgaatttgtgCCCAATAAAAGTCTTGATTACTTTTTATTTG ATTCCCAACACCAAAAGTTGTTAACTTGGGTTGAACGCTTTAACATCATAGGAGGAATTGTTCGAGGAATTCTTTATTTGCATGAACATTCTCGACTCAAAGTTATACATCGTGATCTCAAACCTAGTAATATTCTGTTAGATGAAAATATGATTCCTAAAATTTCTGATTTTGGTCTAGCTCGAATTATGGAAATAAGTCAAGACGAAGGAAGTACAAATAGAATTGTTGGAACATA tgGTTATATGGCTCCGGAATATGCTATGTTTGGACAATTTTCTGAAAAGTCGGACGTTTATAGTTTTGGAGTCATGCTGTTGGAGATTATTGCTGGAAAGAAGAACATAAGTTCATATGCACAACATCATGTTGCTGATAACCTCTTGAATTAT GTTTGGAGACAATGGAATGATCAAACACCTTTAAGTATATTGGAcccaaaaatcaaagaaaattatTCAGAAACTGAATTCATCAAATGCATTCAGATTGGTCTATTATGTGTTCAACGTGACCCAGATGCTAGACCTTCAATGGTGACAATTGCTTCTTATCTTAGCAGTTATTCAATTGAATTACCATCACCACAAGAACCTGCATTTTTCTTGCATgagagaactttttcaaatgtTGCTGCACAAGAATCAAGTTCTACTCAATTTGTTAATAGTTCTTCATTGTTATCTATCAATCAAATGTCTACTACAAATACTTTTATTCCTCGCtag
- the LOC123904851 gene encoding uncharacterized protein LOC123904851 produces MAAIMWSLWKHRNLKLWQNTTATCAQIVEKAMQLLDAWVQANSSNMLTPNSADMAATELGNSAESSRSTAGLMTCKWEKPTQGRYKCNIDASFTTQFNRVGIGMCIRDDEGRFVLAKTIWKSPICNVDLGEALGLWHAIRWIQNLQIDNVDFAMDAKNVVDQFHNEGSVLTEVGDVVEECKRLFSLYFENSRVEFTKRQANEVAHALARVAPSLASSNIFIDVPTCIRDLVMNEML; encoded by the coding sequence ATGGCGGCAATTATGTGGAGTTTATGGAAACACAGAAACCTCAAACTCTGGCAAAACACTACAGCGACATGTGCTCAAATAGTAGAAAAAGCTATGCAACTGCTTGATGCGTGGGTGCAGGCCAATAGCAGTAACATGTTAACACCAAATTCTGCAGATATGGCAGCAACAGAACTTGGTAATTCGGCCGAATCCAGCAGAAGCACGGCCGGGCTGATGACGTGTAAGTGGGAGAAACCGACACAAGGGAGGTACAAGTGTAACATTGACGCGTCGTTCACGACTCAATTTAATCGAGTGGGTATTGGCATGTGCATCCGCGACGACGAAGGTAGATTTGTGCTCGCAAAAACCATATGGAAATCACCGATATGTAATGTGGATTTAGGCGAGGCACTCGGTCTTTGGCATGCTATCCGGTGGATTCAAAATCTGCAAATTGATAATGTGGACTTTGCTATGGATGCCAAAAATGTTGTTGATCAATTTCATAATGAAGGGAGTGTTTTAACAGAGGTGGGGGATGTGGTAGAGGAATGCAAACGTctatttagtttatattttgaaaactctCGTGTTGAGTTTACTAAGAGACAAGCGAATGAGGTAGCTCATGCTCTTGCAAGGGTAGCCCCATCTCTAGCTAGCTCTAATATTTTCATTGATGTACCAACATGTATTCGTGATTTAGTTatgaatgaaatgctataa